The Bifidobacterium animalis subsp. animalis ATCC 25527 genomic interval CCGGGGAGCTCGCCGCTTTCCTGCGCGAGCACGCGGTGCGTTTGGAAGATTAGAGAATCTGCTCCATGCCGTATTTGTACACGCTCATGCCGAGTGACTCGTAGAACTTGACGGCGGCTGGATTCGCAGCCCAGGCGTTGAGCGTCACATTGTGGTAGCCGTGTGCACGTGCATAGTCGAGCACATGGTTGTACAGCTCAGTGCCCACGTGTTTGCCGCGCGCACGCTCGTCCACGCAGATGTCGTCGATATACAGCGTGCGAACCGGCTGCAGATTGTTGGCGCCCGCATGATCCTCCTCCACACAGAACGCATAGCCGAGCAACGTGCCATCGGTGTCGGTTGCGACGAAAATCGGACGGGAATCGTCTGCGATGATCTGTGCGAGTTCGGTGGGCGTGTATTTCGTCTTGCCCTCGACAAACAGGTCGGGGCGACCGTGTGCATGCACGTCGTTGACCTGACGCAACAGTTCCATGATGGCATCGATGTCGCCGGCGTTGGCATGACGGATGGTGAGGTTCGACATGATTCCCTCGTGTTTCTGCAGGGTTGCTTTCGGTTATTCAGTGTAGATTCCGGTGTGGCCGCCAACTCAGCCGATGAGCCACTTCGCGTTGCTCAGGCTGTGCAGCGGGATGAACGGGATGAGAATCGGTGTGTGTTTGGAATAGTGCCGGTATTGCGGGTCGTCTGCATATTCCTTGCTCTGTCGCAGCTCGAGTCTGCGCGCGCCGCTGAACATGATGAGCAGGGCGGTGCCTATGGCCGCGATGGAGAAGCCGTAGCCTATGGAGATGAACCAGATGTAGCGGTGGAATCCCACGACGCTGACTGCCAGCGCCACTAGGAAAATAATCAAGAATGTCATACTTCAAGCGTATCCGTGTGGCATGGGACACCGCGGGTTTATGGTGAATAGAGCCGTAGGCGCATTTAGCCGTTTCGGGTGGAATGCGCCCACGCAGGGTGTGTGGATCAGAATGCTTCGACGGTGCGCATCGCATCGATGATCTGGTCGGCGGTCACGTCGGGGACGGCCGCGTGGAACGGGGAGCCTGGAGCTGCGGCGAAATCGGCCACCGTCTTGAGGTTCTCGTCGGTGAACGGCAGATTCATCTGCTTCCAGGAGTGGGGAAGCCCGATCTTGTTATAGAAGGGCAGTAGATTGCGAGCCTCGTCTTCCTTGCCTTCGGCCACGAGCTGCACCAGCACGCCGTACGCCACTTTCTCTCCGTGCATCGTTTCCGCGGATCCGGGGATTCTGGTCAGCCCGTCGTGCACGGTGTGGGCGCCGGATTCGCGGGCTCGCACGCCGCCGAAGCCGCCTACGGTGCCGGCGATGCCGATGATCGTGTCGATCAGTGTGCGTACATGCCCGTTGGCATAGTCTCCGGCGCGCAATGCGTCGAGTGCGGGCACGCTTTCCTCGAGCAGCAGGTCATGGCTCAGCTTCGCGCCCTGATAGGCAAGCCTGTCGAACACGCTCAGATCGTCGGCCTGCTCGAACACCGGCGCCGATTCGTACCATTTCGCCACCGTGTCTCCTATGCCGCCGACGATCTTCTCGGGCGGCGCCTGCGCGATTAGCGCCGAATCGACGAGCAGGGCGACGCTCTGCCGTGGGTGCACCGGAACGCCGAGGAAGCGGTGTTCGTCGTCATAGTTCACCGAGTACGGTGAGTAGGCCGCGCATGCGCAGGCCAGTGTGGGGACGATGATCAGGTCGACGTTCATCATCTCGGCCACGTTCTTTGCAGTGTCCGACAGTTTGCCGGCGCCAATGGCAATGATTGCGTCCGCGTCGAGCGCCTTCGCCTGCTCGGCGAGTTCGCGTGCGTTGCGTTCGCTCGACGAACCGTCGTACCGCAGAACGGGTGCGAAGAACTCGTCTTCTCCCGTATAGTCGAGGAACGCGTCGGCGGATTTGACGCCGGTGATGATGACGGGGTGGGCATAGTCCTCGATGTACTTGCGGACCTCTTTGGCCACTCCCGGTGTGCTGATGTAACGGTTGGGGCCGGGACGGACGTCGGAATCCTGAACATTGGTTGCCATGGATGTGCTCTTCTTTGCGAGATGAAACGGATATGTATAGGTGGCATGCCGCGGCAGAGCGGCAGTGGTCTGGATTCACAGGCCCATGCGTGCTATCTGCGGTCACGCGCATGTGCCCCGCGGTGAAGAGCTTGTGGCAACCGCGGTGTGTTGAGGACAATAGTAGGCAATCTGTTGACCAGGTCAGCCTGAAGTGAATAATTGGATAAACAAAAAAAGATTGCCTAGTAAAGATGTGCGGGCAGGTGCTGGAAGCGACGGCGGGTGCCGGCGCTACACTGAGTGGGACATACTGTTACAACGGAAAGGGCGGTCATGGCAGACGAACCGAATACGCAGAGCAAGCCGGTGGTCGAAAGCTTCCAGCTCGACCATACGAAGGTGAAGGCGCCTTATGTGCGCTACATCGATACGGAGACCGGCCCGAACGGCGATGTGATCTCGAACTACGACCTGCGCCTGGTGCAGCCGAACGAGAACGCGATTCCGACGGGTGGGCTGCATACGATCGAACATACGATTGCAGTGCTGCTGCGCGAGCGCATCCCCGGCTACATCGACTGCTCCCCATTCGGCTGCCGCACCGGATTCCACCTGCTCACGTGGGGGGAGCATTCCACCGAGGACGTCGCCAAGGCACTCAAGGAATCGCTCGAATTCATCGCGAATGAAGCCACGTGGGACGACGTTCCCGCCACAACCATCGAAAGCTGCGGCAACTACCGCGACCACAGCCTGTTCACGGCGAAGGAATGGGCGAAGGACATTCTGGCCCAAGGCATCAGCTCCGATCCGTTCGAGCGCAAAGTGGTCTGAGTCTTCCCGGGAATGTTCATATGCGCCGTTATATAGCAGGCGGCGCATATATTGTGTGAGCCGGAATGCCATACAGGCTGTGCAGGAATTCGCGAATGAGAGGAGAAACGGTATGCAGGACGCCACGAACCGGCGCTTTCGCCACGCGACCATGAAGGACTACCCTCAGATGGAGCGCATCTACGCGCATGCCCGCGAACTCATGGCGCGCAATGGGAATCCGACGCAGTGGGGGAACGCGTTCCCGAAGCCGCAGACGGTGAAGGAAGACATTCGCGAGCACCGGGCGATCCTGCTGGTAGACACTTTGGGCGGCAAGGAACGCATCCTCGCACAGTTCGCGCTGTGCCCGGGGCTGGACCCGACCTATGCGAAGATCGAAGGCGCGTGGCTCGACAACGACTCCTACGTGACGATCCACCGCATCGCCTCGTCGGGCCTGGTGCGCCATGCCGCGCGCGACTGCATCGAATGGTGCCTCAAACACTATGGCAATGTGCGCGTGGACACACACCCCAACAACAAGGCCATGCAGCATGTGCTCGAAAGCTGCGGATTCGCCCGTTGCGGCCTGATCCAGCTCATCGACCGCACCGAAGACACGACGCGCATCGCCTACCAGCGCCACGAGTGGTGAGCCAATGGGCCCGTGGAATGCGGGTCCGTGCCCCACGCATACCCGCTTACACACTCGTCATACGAACAGGCCACAATGGTGTGCATGAGCGTGAGTGCACTTGAAGAATGGCAGTTTTCCTCCAAACAGGGCGAGCGCAACTATAATCAGGCGCTGCGTGAATACCCTGCGCAAGTGATCGTCGATCTCGCCGCGTTGCGAGACAACATGCGCCACTTGGTCGACATCACCAACCGCGAGGGCGGTCCCACCGAGGTGATGGGAGTGGTGAAGGCCGATGCGTATGGGCACGGTCTGGTCCCCTCCGCTTTGGCAGCACTCGCTGGCGGCGCCACGTGGCTCGGCGTGGCGCAGGCCCGCGAGGCGCTCGCATTGCGCAATGCCGGCATTGGCGTTGATCGGGCCCGCGTGCTCACGTGGGTGAACAATCCGCTGCATGCCCCCTACGATGACCTCATTGCCGCCGATGTGGACCTTTCGGTGGCCACCCCGACTGCGATCCAGAAGATTGCCGAGGCCGCGCGAGCCGTGGGCAAGCCAGCGCGCGTGCACATCAAGGTGGACACCGGCTTCGGGCGCAACGGGTTCACACTGGTCCAGATCGACTCCGCCATCGACTTGCTGCTGCCGCTGGCCGACGAAGGGGTGTTCGAGATCGTGGGCCAATGGAGCCATCTGGCGGTGGCGGATGCCCCTGCCGTCGGCGAGTTCGTCGAGAAAACCGACGAACAGATTCGGGTATTCGAGGAGTTCACCTCGCGCCTGCACGCACGGGGAATCGAGCCGCAAATTCGGCATCTCGCCAACACGGCTGCCACACTGAGCCGCCCCGAGATTCATTACGACCTGGTGCGACCGGGCGTCGCGTTGTATGGCTATGAGGCGGACCCGGCAATGGGCACGCCGTCGAAGTACGAGCTCAGGCCGGCGATGACGTTGCAGGCGCAACTGAGCTCCGTGAAGAACGTGGGCGCCGGTGAGGGTCTGTCCTATGGGCGCGTGTATGTGACCGATGAGCCTACGAGTGCGGCGATTGTGCCGGTGGGCTATGCGGATGGCATTCACCGTTCCGCCTCGGGATTCAACGAGGCCGGTTCGAAGCACGTGAACAAGCCGGGCGCGCCGGTGCGGGTGATGACACGCGATGGTGCGCGCATATTCCACGTGAGCGGCCGCGTGTGCATGGACCAGTTCATACTCGACCTGCATGGCGACGCCGAGAACATGGGTGTGCATATAGGCGATACGGTGGAGCTGTTCGGGCCGGGGCGTGGCGAGGACTATCTTGAGCCGACCGCCGACGACTGGGCGCGGGCGGCCGATACGATCAGCTATGAGATCTTCACCTGTTTGCGCAACCGTGTGCCGCGGTTGTATGCGAACGCGTTCGAAGTGCTCGACGAGACGGACCTAGGCAAGCTCGACCAGAGCACACTGCTGTGATGTGCCTGTACACCGCCATTGCATGAATCGCCGCGAAGGCGCGCAGATTCTGCGGAAAATACGCCGACGCCACGGGGAATCCTTCGGTTGCCTGATATGCTATGCCACATGGCCGGGATGATTAAGAAGGAAGACATTGAGCGCGTGCGCAACGCGGCGGATCTGTACGACATCGTCTCCGCCACGGTGGCGCTCAAGCCCTCGGGTGTGGGCGCCTATGTGGGCCTGTGCCCGTTCCACGACGAGCGCACGCCGAGTTTCAACGTGCGCCCGTCGGTCGGCTCATGGCATTGCTTCGGCTGTGGTCGTGGCGGTGACGTGTTCAAGTTCGTGCAGGAGCAGGAGAACATAGACTTCCGCGAGGCGGTGGAACTGCTTGCCGACAAGTACCATATCGAGCTGCATTACGAGAACGCCGGCGGCGCGAACGACTCGCACAGGGGCACCAAGCGCGCGCGTCTTCTCGAGGCGAACGAGGAGGCCCAGAAGTTCTTCGTGAGCCAGATCCTCACCGAGGAGGCGCTGCCTGCCCGCAAGCTGCTCGCTGGCCGCAATTTCTCGCAGCAGGACTGCGCGCGGTTCGGTTGCGGGTATGCGCCACAGGGTTGGGACAACCTGGTGCGTCACCTGGCCGACAAGGGCTTCACCCAACAGGAGATGCTCGACGCCGGGCTCGCGCGCCAAGGGGCCCGGGGCATATACGATTACTTCCGCGGCCGTGCCACATGGCCCATTCGCGACTCGACCGGCCGTACCCTCGGGTTCGGCGCCCGCAAGCTCTACGACGACGATTCGATCGCCGCGAAATACATCAACACGCCCGACACCCAGCTCTACCACAAGAACCAGGTGCTCTACGGCATCGACCTGGCCAAGCCGCAGATCGTGAAGAAACGCCAGGTCGTGATCGTCGAAGGGTACACCGATGTGATGGCGATGCATCTGGCGGGCGTGGACACCGCCGTGGCCACCTGCGGCACCGCCTTCGGCGAGGAGCATGCGAAGATTGTGCGCCGGCTCATCTCCGACGATTCGCTTGGCGGCGTGCAGCTCACCGGTCCGCTCAGGGTGGAAGGCGAACCGCTGAGCTCGCGCATCGTATTCACCTTCGACGGCGACGCGGCCGGCCAAAAGGCCGCATTGCACGCCTTCGGCCTTGATTCCTCGTTCCAGACGCAGACCTTCGTGGCCGTGGCCGACAACAACCTCGACCCCTGTGACCTGCGCATCGAGCGCGGCGATGACGCGTTGCGCGCCCTCGTGGTCAATGCCCGGCCGTTGTACGACTTCGTGATCGACGTGGCCATAGGCAAGTTCGACACCCAATACGGCACCGGCCAGATGGGTGCCGTCAAGGCAGTGGCGCCCCTGATCGCGCGCATCAAAGACAAGAGCCTGCTCGACCTCTACACGCGCAAGGCTGCCCGCAGGATCGGCATCGATCTGGCGATTCTGCAGCGTGAGGTGCAATCCGCACGGCGTGCGCAGCATGTGCCGAATGAGGACGCCTATGCGTCACGCCAACGCGGCTACGACCGCACTTACGAGCGTGAACGCGAACAGCCTCAGGTCAACGAGGCGCGTATGCGTGAAATCGAGCGCGACAATGCGAGGTCCCAGCATTTTTATCGCATCGACGACAACGTGTTCATCACCGAGATGCAGTTCATGGCCACGCTGGTGCAGATTCCGCGCGCCGTCAACGCCGAGCTGTTCAAGGCGCTCACCGTGCACTGCTTCTCCACGCCGGTGTTCCAGACGATGTTCGAGGCGGTGGAGGCCGCCGGCGGTCTTCCGGAACCCGGCACGTCGCCCGGGCAGTGGCTCCACGCCCTTACCAAGGCTGGAGGCCCGCTGCTGGCACCGGTCATCACCGAGCTGGCCGTGATGAATCTGCCGTTGCCCCAGAACATGGCGAACGGCAATGCGGCCCAGACGGGCCAACAGGAGCCGGGCAGCCAGTCCGCCCAACCGATGCCCGAGGCAAGCGCGGAGCAGAGGCAATATGCCAACCAGCTCACCGCCAGCCTCATCGACACCGGTTACATGCGAAGAATTGGCATGCTGCGCCAGCAGGCGAGTCGTGCGACGAACACGCATGACCAGATCCGGTTGTTCGGCGCGATCACCGAGGTCGAGCGCGAGCGCAAGGACCTGCAGTCGCAGATCTTCGGATCCGCGGCCGGCTGAGTCGATACACCAGGCCGAGCCGCCGCCTGCCGTGACCGTTTTGACTCTGTGGAAAACTTTTTTGGGCAAAACGGTCGGCAACGAACGGCAATATTTGCAAGTGCAAATGGCGTCATCCACACGTATTTGGTCGGGAAAACCGTGCACGAAATCCCATGTGGCACCGGTATTTCGTGTAGGATAGTAACGTTTTCGACAGAGTGTGGAGGAGTGAATGCGACATCGTGTGGGTGCATTCCTGCGTGGCGAAACCATTCTCATAGTGGCTACGTTGCTCGCATTGATTTCCTGTTTCATTGTTCCCCCCGACTGGCACTATCGCGAATACGTGCATGTGAGCACCATCGCGCAGCTGATCTGCCTCATGCTCGTC includes:
- a CDS encoding GNAT family N-acetyltransferase translates to MSNLTIRHANAGDIDAIMELLRQVNDVHAHGRPDLFVEGKTKYTPTELAQIIADDSRPIFVATDTDGTLLGYAFCVEEDHAGANNLQPVRTLYIDDICVDERARGKHVGTELYNHVLDYARAHGYHNVTLNAWAANPAAVKFYESLGMSVYKYGMEQIL
- a CDS encoding iron-containing alcohol dehydrogenase family protein, with amino-acid sequence MAKEVRKYIEDYAHPVIITGVKSADAFLDYTGEDEFFAPVLRYDGSSSERNARELAEQAKALDADAIIAIGAGKLSDTAKNVAEMMNVDLIIVPTLACACAAYSPYSVNYDDEHRFLGVPVHPRQSVALLVDSALIAQAPPEKIVGGIGDTVAKWYESAPVFEQADDLSVFDRLAYQGAKLSHDLLLEESVPALDALRAGDYANGHVRTLIDTIIGIAGTVGGFGGVRARESGAHTVHDGLTRIPGSAETMHGEKVAYGVLVQLVAEGKEDEARNLLPFYNKIGLPHSWKQMNLPFTDENLKTVADFAAAPGSPFHAAVPDVTADQIIDAMRTVEAF
- a CDS encoding S-ribosylhomocysteine lyase; translation: MADEPNTQSKPVVESFQLDHTKVKAPYVRYIDTETGPNGDVISNYDLRLVQPNENAIPTGGLHTIEHTIAVLLRERIPGYIDCSPFGCRTGFHLLTWGEHSTEDVAKALKESLEFIANEATWDDVPATTIESCGNYRDHSLFTAKEWAKDILAQGISSDPFERKVV
- a CDS encoding GNAT family N-acetyltransferase, translated to MQDATNRRFRHATMKDYPQMERIYAHARELMARNGNPTQWGNAFPKPQTVKEDIREHRAILLVDTLGGKERILAQFALCPGLDPTYAKIEGAWLDNDSYVTIHRIASSGLVRHAARDCIEWCLKHYGNVRVDTHPNNKAMQHVLESCGFARCGLIQLIDRTEDTTRIAYQRHEW
- the alr gene encoding alanine racemase is translated as MVCMSVSALEEWQFSSKQGERNYNQALREYPAQVIVDLAALRDNMRHLVDITNREGGPTEVMGVVKADAYGHGLVPSALAALAGGATWLGVAQAREALALRNAGIGVDRARVLTWVNNPLHAPYDDLIAADVDLSVATPTAIQKIAEAARAVGKPARVHIKVDTGFGRNGFTLVQIDSAIDLLLPLADEGVFEIVGQWSHLAVADAPAVGEFVEKTDEQIRVFEEFTSRLHARGIEPQIRHLANTAATLSRPEIHYDLVRPGVALYGYEADPAMGTPSKYELRPAMTLQAQLSSVKNVGAGEGLSYGRVYVTDEPTSAAIVPVGYADGIHRSASGFNEAGSKHVNKPGAPVRVMTRDGARIFHVSGRVCMDQFILDLHGDAENMGVHIGDTVELFGPGRGEDYLEPTADDWARAADTISYEIFTCLRNRVPRLYANAFEVLDETDLGKLDQSTLL
- the dnaG gene encoding DNA primase, whose amino-acid sequence is MAGMIKKEDIERVRNAADLYDIVSATVALKPSGVGAYVGLCPFHDERTPSFNVRPSVGSWHCFGCGRGGDVFKFVQEQENIDFREAVELLADKYHIELHYENAGGANDSHRGTKRARLLEANEEAQKFFVSQILTEEALPARKLLAGRNFSQQDCARFGCGYAPQGWDNLVRHLADKGFTQQEMLDAGLARQGARGIYDYFRGRATWPIRDSTGRTLGFGARKLYDDDSIAAKYINTPDTQLYHKNQVLYGIDLAKPQIVKKRQVVIVEGYTDVMAMHLAGVDTAVATCGTAFGEEHAKIVRRLISDDSLGGVQLTGPLRVEGEPLSSRIVFTFDGDAAGQKAALHAFGLDSSFQTQTFVAVADNNLDPCDLRIERGDDALRALVVNARPLYDFVIDVAIGKFDTQYGTGQMGAVKAVAPLIARIKDKSLLDLYTRKAARRIGIDLAILQREVQSARRAQHVPNEDAYASRQRGYDRTYEREREQPQVNEARMREIERDNARSQHFYRIDDNVFITEMQFMATLVQIPRAVNAELFKALTVHCFSTPVFQTMFEAVEAAGGLPEPGTSPGQWLHALTKAGGPLLAPVITELAVMNLPLPQNMANGNAAQTGQQEPGSQSAQPMPEASAEQRQYANQLTASLIDTGYMRRIGMLRQQASRATNTHDQIRLFGAITEVERERKDLQSQIFGSAAG